The Hevea brasiliensis isolate MT/VB/25A 57/8 chromosome 9, ASM3005281v1, whole genome shotgun sequence nucleotide sequence GGTCAAATTAATCTGCCCATCgaattcttataaaaaaaaaaaaaaaatcctggtcATCTTATATCCCTGTGAATTAGACTAGTCATATATATATAGGCCTAAGTTCAAATCTTctaacttttttatttaattaatattattatttggaTTCACATTAGGGAAAAGTGATATATTAGGATTGAATTCACAATTTACTATCTCCCATTTGAAATATAAgatgttataaaaatttaatttaattgattttttattaatttttatatttaaaataaattaattaatttttttaattaaaaaataattattaaagaaataaaaaaaactaagcgaatgaattcatttcaattcatTTCTTATAAATTTATGTGATGATGTAAAATAAGCTAATTATTAATACAGGTATTGCAGTTGTGAATTTGATATTTAGAATTGAAGAAAAGATTTTCAGCAAAAGTAGAAAAATTATTAAGTACTTCAATACACATATatcattttttataattatttaggaCTTACTTTCAATATTGGATTCACTTTTAGAGTGTTATGTTTTAGTTCTTATAACATATCTAATAATTAGCAGCAAAGCTAATAGTAAATCGATGAATATTGTTCATACTGGGATTGCAGTTCAAATTGTCCGCACATGCAGTCGACAGTAGTGTACAACTGAAAGTGACAGAATTAATGAATATTATTGAAGAGAAAACAGGGTTATTATGTGCTCTTAAGCATGCATGGGCTCAGCTCTCTATCTTTCTATTAGATGCATTCTTGTTCACTTGCTTTTCAGTCTTCACAAACATCCAAATTACCAAGCTTTTCAGTTCTTGCTGATCATGATCATCTCATTTGTTTACTTCATATAGACCTTAATTTCCTAGCCATCATCCAAACTACATACTCGCCACTCCTGAAATCCCTCGATGAACTCAATCGTTCAAGAtccttcagctgatgctattctgAGGTACATCAACCGCACTCTTTTGGAGGAAGAGTTGGAGGAGGAAAGCTGCTGCAATTTACAACCCTCCACTCTTCATGCTGCTGAAAAATCCTTCCATGATATTCTTGGTCAGAAATGTCTCCCCTCCAGCAATATTTATTATGCACCTCCGTATCAAAATCAAGATCTAGAGAACCAGCTTACTACTTGCATGTTTGCTGCGAATTCTAGCTGGATGATTCGCGATGTTCATGAGCATGAATCCAACAGTATAATTGCTACGCCTTTGCCACTCGGTTTGCAGTCCTATTCATCCGCTTCTTTTCCTCCTCCAGGAATCATTTCTGCAACTGAGGAATTGCAGTCCATTATAGGATGGAGAGTGGAAACTGGGGAATTCCATCGGTATGGAAAAGAAATGATTCTTGATTTTGCAAACAATAGAGTGACTACTGTGGTGGCGGCTAAGACAACCAAAGGTAAAAGGGACATTGATGATTATGAGTATGATTTCTTTAACCCTAATATAGCTTCTGAAAATCCACCAACCAGCGGGATATTGCATCAGAAGGGACAATCAAGAGGATCTAATGGTGAAATGACTGGCGGGGTTAAAACCCGAAAATTGGTTGATCTCAGCACTCTTTTGATTCATTGTGCAGAAGCTGTAGCAGGTAACGATCACAAAACTGCGTTTGAACTACTAATGCAGATTAGGAAGCATTCTACCCCTTGTGGTGATGGATCCCAGAGGCTTGCCCATTGCTTTGCTAATGCTCTTAAGGCACGAATGGTTGGAAGTATGAGCGAGGCATTTGCTGCGACTAAGGTTCCAGCTACTTGCATGTTAGATGCTTGGAAGCTCCTTTTCTCAGCTTCCCCTTTCTTGAATATATCGAATTTCTTCGCATTCCATACCATTATGGAAGTTGCAGAGAAAGCAGATAGGCTCCACATCATACACTTTGGTGTTGTATATGGTTTCCTATGGTCCTTCCTAATCCAGCATCTCTCAACAAGACCTGGAGGGCCTCCTGTTCTTCGTGTTACAAGAATAGAAATCCCTGAACCTGTTTTTGATTCATCACCAAAGCTTGAGGAAACAGGAAGTTACTTAGCGAGTTTTTGTGAGAGACTTAATGTCCCGTTTGAGTATACTGCGGTATCGAAAAAATGGGAATTTATCCGATTTGAGGATTTCAAGATTGACAGAGACGAAATGACCATAGTCACGTGTTTATATCGGTCCAGGAACCTGCTTGATGAGACAACAGATCACATGGACATCAACTGCCAGAGGAATGACATTCTTAGCTTGATAAGGAGGATGAATCCAAGTGTCTTCATTCATGGGATAGTTAACGGGGGCTATAATGCTCCCTTCTTCACCACAAGATTTCGAGAGGCACTTTTCTATTTCTCATCGCTGTTTGATATGCTTGAAGCCAATGTATCCCACAATGTTCCGGAGAGGATGGTCCTTGAGCAAGAGATATACGCGAAGCGGATCTTCAATGTGATAGCTTGTGAAGGATCAGAGAGGCTTGAAAGGCCGGAGACATACAAGCAATGGCATCTTAGGAATTTGAGGGCCGGGCTGAGGCAGCTCCCATTGAACCAGGACATCATGCAAAATATGAAGGAACAAGTGAAGTTACATTACCATAAGGACTTTTTGATGGATGAAGATGGAGACTGGATGGTTCAGGGATGGAAAGGACGAATCCTGTTTGCTCTCTCTTGTTGGAAATCTGCCTAGCAATTTCCAAAGAGAATTAATGCAAATTTTGGATTTTAATTCATTCTGTTAAGGACTAGTTGCATTTTGGTCAAATTCCTTCTTTGAGTTGTACTTTGCTAGCTCTTGCAATTTCGCACTCACAAATTTGCACTTTATGGCACCTAGCTAAATaacaattctcatatgttatcatTGCTGGGCTGTTTAATTTACTCTTAATACGTGATAACTAATTAAAAGGATGCTTCTTAATTTCAaatgaattttcaaatttatgataaaattaaatcaaacactaTATAAGACTATTGCTTAAAAATCTAATTATAAAGACTGGGCTTAGGATTTTTTTCTTTCCCAAACTTGGTAGTAGTAATTCTATGTATATAATATAATCAACTGAGCATAAAAATACTTTTATatattctttttaaaattaagttAGATCTAATTAAtctcttaattttaaattttaagcaCAGATATCTTTTCAGTGTGAAGTTAGGTTGGATCCAATTTATtactaatatatataaaaatcaaAGCGAGAAAATACCAGAAgcaaaatatgaaaaaataatgaaaggaaaaatttgagaaaaaatagCCATGCATAAAATTTTCAAAGAacaataaaagtaataaaaatcaaCCATATCGATTGTACTTTTTTCCCCATTGTCGTGAAGTTGTTCAAACAAATGAAAATAGAAAGTAAGTTTGAATAGAAaagattttaatataaattaacgaTAAATTTTCTATGATCAAGATTAGTCCAACaactattaaataataataacttAATCGCTAAGTTCTAGCTTCAATAATATACAATGGAGAAAGTTAATTAAAGATTTAAATATCAATTAACATTGGAAGTTTGAAGTTTTTAAAGTTATCAGATGGACTTTAAGGTTACCATAAACATATTGACTCATTGGTAGCATATtctaatttttgttttttttttaaatttttttttattgaataacTATATAATGAGAGgagcttttcatttttttttttacgtaCTTTTTTTTTATCTGAACACATGAATCATATTTATCAAATTgggtctaaattttaatttaactgacaaaTCAGATTGATGGGTTACTTATTTAATCAATGAAACATTAATTAAAccgataaattataaaaaaaaattaattaaatattacacttactaatatatataaatttaattggttaattttaatttttaaattaaaatttcaatatttatcaaattatatatatatatatatatatatatatatatatatatatatatatagtgtttttatattttatacaataaaattataaaaaagaagaattttaatatattttatatataataatttaattggaAATTCAACCTGATTTATAGCCTGAATCATTCATCAAATCAATCCAATGAGTTGGACTGGATGTAATAACACTGCCAGCAATATTTgaataca carries:
- the LOC110640586 gene encoding scarecrow-like protein 9, whose protein sequence is MNSIVQDPSADAILRYINRTLLEEELEEESCCNLQPSTLHAAEKSFHDILGQKCLPSSNIYYAPPYQNQDLENQLTTCMFAANSSWMIRDVHEHESNSIIATPLPLGLQSYSSASFPPPGIISATEELQSIIGWRVETGEFHRYGKEMILDFANNRVTTVVAAKTTKGKRDIDDYEYDFFNPNIASENPPTSGILHQKGQSRGSNGEMTGGVKTRKLVDLSTLLIHCAEAVAGNDHKTAFELLMQIRKHSTPCGDGSQRLAHCFANALKARMVGSMSEAFAATKVPATCMLDAWKLLFSASPFLNISNFFAFHTIMEVAEKADRLHIIHFGVVYGFLWSFLIQHLSTRPGGPPVLRVTRIEIPEPVFDSSPKLEETGSYLASFCERLNVPFEYTAVSKKWEFIRFEDFKIDRDEMTIVTCLYRSRNLLDETTDHMDINCQRNDILSLIRRMNPSVFIHGIVNGGYNAPFFTTRFREALFYFSSLFDMLEANVSHNVPERMVLEQEIYAKRIFNVIACEGSERLERPETYKQWHLRNLRAGLRQLPLNQDIMQNMKEQVKLHYHKDFLMDEDGDWMVQGWKGRILFALSCWKSA